AGTAATAGGAGGTAAACTCGTGAGAATAATTGTAACTGACTTTGGAGCAAAAGGAGATGGAGTGAGTTTTTGTACAGAGGTAATACAAAAGGCTATTGACACCTGTTTTGAAAATGGTGGTGGAGTTGTAGTTATACCTGCTGGAATTTATTTGAGTCGCCCTATAAGGTTAAAATCTAATGTAACCCTATATTTGGAAGAAGGTGCTGTAATCAAAGCAACCAACAATATTGAAGATTACTACCAAATTGGTTATTACCACAACGAATGGGGAGAGGTTACTTCATTTTTATATGCGATGAACGAAAAGAACATAGCAGTTGATGGAAAAGGTACAATTGACCTTTCCGGAAGCAGTTTTATGGATTTTTCAAGAGCATTTAATCAGTTCGAAGAGCTATCTCAACTTGACAAAGACCAGTTTGAAGAGACAGAATGTAAGCCCATTTACCGACCAAATCAACCCATATTCTTCTATAACTGTGAAAATATTAGTCTGAGCGGTATCTCAATTATTGACTCACCTTGCTGGACAGTTTGCATCCACTCATCAAAATACATCAAGGTGCACAACATAAGGATTATGAACAATCTCAGAGTTCCAAACAGCGACGGTATACATCTTTGCTCATGCGAAAATGTAATAATATCAGATAGCTTCTTTACTTGCGGTGATGACTGTGTTGCTATATCTGGCATTACAAACTGGGACAAACCATGTGAAAATATAATTGTGTCAAACTGTATTATGCAAACACGCTCAGCAGCGTTGCGGATGGGACACCTCGATAGCAAAGTAAAGAATGTGGTTGCTTCTAATCTTATCATCCTTAATTCAAACAGAGGAATTGCAATATTCGCAAACGGGAAAAGCGGGTATGTCAAATCAGTTACAATCTCAAATGTCATTATGACAACAAAAATATTTGCTGGTACATGGTGGGGAAAAGGTGAACCAATTGTAATTGCCTCTCCTGAAGAAGGTAATTTTATTGAAGATATCTCTATTTCCAATATAAAAGCTTATTCGGAAAATGGGATTTTAATCTATGGCAAAGATAATAATATCCGCAATATTTCACTTAAAAGTATTGATATATACCTTAGATTTGGCAAAAACAGACCACTTTTTGGCAAAAGAATTGACATTCTCCCAAGCAAATGTCCACCTTTCCCTGATTACATGAATAAAATTCCATGGATTTTTGCAAAAGATGTTTTGAATCTTAAACTTCAAGATATAAACTATGGATACAATTTACAAAACTTAAAAACTGATTTTGACATAGAAGGAATTTTTCAAAATGTAAATAACTCTTTCTTTTCTGGTATTAGAAAAGTAGCTACTTAAAGTCAAAAGTTTAAAATCCCAGTTATAACAAAATTTCAAGGCTGTCCGTTCACTCCAGAACATATGAAATGACCTCTTTCAAATGGCAGCCTTGAACTTTTTTTTTCATCTTCTAAATAAGTCGAATTTATCAAGTGTTATTACATAAGGGTGGTTATAAACCTTTCTCAGGTGTTCAAACGAATTTATATTGCCATCAGTCGTAAATCGACCCCACCAAGGCATAAACCAAAGCCAATAAGTTTTTGTATTTTGCAAAACATCTGGGTCAGGGATTGGTCCATTTTCTGTCAAAGCTATAGGTTTTTTAGCTTCTGTCAGCTCATAGACATAATCATACCAAAATGAAAGAGGACCATAGTTTTGGGTCGGGGCATAAAAGTCAACCCCTACAACATCATAGTAGTCTTTTTCTATTCTCCAATCAGGATGTGGTGCATTCCAAACTTAAAACCTTCTGTTGCACTATTTGTATACGGAACATCAAAAGAATTTACTATCTCTGAAAACCAGTTCGTTCCTAAAAACCTTTATACATCTGCAAAATTCAGAAAGGCCACTTCTCTCTGCTGCCTCTATCCACTTTTTTAATTCAACTCTCGCTTCTGCTGAATTACTGCTTTCCAAAACTTTCCTGAATTCTTCCTTGAGTCTATGCGCTTTCCTCAAATCCCGACTATACCAAAACATTACTTCTAACTCTTCTCTCTGCTCTGCTGTAAGTTCTTCATAAGACTTTAACAACAATTTCCTGCTCCTCTTGAAATATTTTCTCAAATTATCTTCTAATTCTTTCTGCAATCTTTTCCTTACTCCTTCTGTCGCCCAATAAACATACCTTGTGGAAGTTAAAATAAAATTGTGTCCACTGTATAATTAGTATTGAAATAATCACCAAAGGGGGTTCACGATTATGGAGAAAAATGAAATTTTTGAGACCGCTAAAAATATGGCTATCGAACAAGTGCTAAATATGTATTGCTTCCTGTGATGATCCTACTCGCCCAGCTCTAAAACAGCTAAAAGTAAAACTTGCTCGATTGCTTTATGTTATCGGAAAGAAAAGTAGCCCTTGCTAAAAATGACAATGACAAAGGCAATGGTTTTTATTGAAGTAAAACTTTCAACACCTGCTATGTAGTTTGAAATTTCTGTCCCTCGCACACGCCCTTAGAATTTCCGACCTTCTATCCTCTTCTTTCCGC
The sequence above is drawn from the Caldicellulosiruptor bescii DSM 6725 genome and encodes:
- a CDS encoding glycoside hydrolase family 28 protein, whose protein sequence is MRIIVTDFGAKGDGVSFCTEVIQKAIDTCFENGGGVVVIPAGIYLSRPIRLKSNVTLYLEEGAVIKATNNIEDYYQIGYYHNEWGEVTSFLYAMNEKNIAVDGKGTIDLSGSSFMDFSRAFNQFEELSQLDKDQFEETECKPIYRPNQPIFFYNCENISLSGISIIDSPCWTVCIHSSKYIKVHNIRIMNNLRVPNSDGIHLCSCENVIISDSFFTCGDDCVAISGITNWDKPCENIIVSNCIMQTRSAALRMGHLDSKVKNVVASNLIILNSNRGIAIFANGKSGYVKSVTISNVIMTTKIFAGTWWGKGEPIVIASPEEGNFIEDISISNIKAYSENGILIYGKDNNIRNISLKSIDIYLRFGKNRPLFGKRIDILPSKCPPFPDYMNKIPWIFAKDVLNLKLQDINYGYNLQNLKTDFDIEGIFQNVNNSFFSGIRKVAT
- a CDS encoding glycosyl hydrolase → MEKDYYDVVGVDFYAPTQNYGPLSFWYDYVYELTEAKKPIALTENGPIPDPDVLQNTKTYWLWFMPWWGRFTTDGNINSFEHLRKVYNHPYVITLDKFDLFRR